The following are from one region of the Gossypium hirsutum isolate 1008001.06 chromosome D03, Gossypium_hirsutum_v2.1, whole genome shotgun sequence genome:
- the LOC107907814 gene encoding AAA-ATPase At5g17730-like: MDMYIHMSYCNPQGFKLLASNYLGIHGYHHLFGEIEGLLQDTEVSPAQVAEELMMSEDPDVALSGLVKLLKWKKLEAVVQFNPATDLPIKLLGNVNFATWKAQLVMLLNGHQLSGHLDGSISAPPTAIS, translated from the exons ATGGACATGTACATTCACATGTCCTACTGCAACCCTCAAGGTTTCAAGCTTTTGGCCTCGAATTACTTGGGAATCCATGGCTACCACCACCTTTTCGGCGAGATTGAAGGCTTGTTGCAGGACACCGAGGTCAGTCCCGCACAAGTTGCCGAAGAGTTGATGATGAGTGAAGATCCCGATGTTGCGTTAAGTGGACTCGTCAAGCTACTCAAATGGAAGAAGCTGGAAG CCGTGGTCCAATTCAACCCGGCAACGGACTTGCCTATCAAGCTACTAGGCAATGTAAACTTCGCAACATGGAAAGCTCAATTAGTGATGCTACTCAACGGACATCAATTAAGTGGTCATCTTGACGGTTCAATATCAGCTCCACCAACGGCGATCTcttga
- the LOC121215250 gene encoding mannan endo-1,4-beta-mannosidase 7-like, with translation MRYLILRNAWIMEMAYHVKSVDKNHLVEAGLEGFYGRSTPLRMKLNPCSEIGTGFIANNLIPAIDFSKQSIHILINCNYHVNFKGTRNSSSKSRSLAQRSHSRHEIHPPKVGHWLDAHIRDAEYVLQNPIIVANFGKSRKDPSSNTYKRDQLFDIGYHKLYTSAKGGAAASGSMFWQLLSEGMDSFRDGYELY, from the exons ATGAGATATCTGATCTTGAGGAAT GCTTGGATAATGGAAATGGCTTATCATGTAAAATCCGTTGACAAAAATCACCTGGTGGAAGCTGGTTTAGAAGGGTTTTATGGACGATCAACTCCTCTCAGGATGAAACTTAATCCCTGTTCGGAAATTGGAACAGGTTTCATAGCAAATAATTTGATTCCTGCTATTGATTTTTCAAAACAATCCATTCATATCCTGATCAATTGTAATTATCATGTAAACTTTAAGGGT ACACGAAATTCGTCCTCCAAAAGCCGGTCGTTGGCTCAACGCTCACATTCGAGACACGAAATTCATCCTCCAAAAGTCGGTCATTGGCTCGACGCTCACATTCGAGACGCGGAATACGTCCTCCAAAATCCGATCATTGTCGCCAATTTTGGAAAATCAAGAAAAGACCCCAGTTCCAATACTTACAAGAGAGACCAATTGTTTGACATTGGGTACCACAAATTATATACATCAGCTAAAGGAGGAGCAGCAGCTAGTGGTAGCATGTTTTGGCAACTATTAAGTGAAGGCATGGACTCATTTAGGGATGGATATGAATTGTACTGA